In one window of Terriglobia bacterium DNA:
- a CDS encoding MoaD/ThiS family protein, translating to MSHRILIPTPLKRFAGNADAVEVDAATVKDIIDRLEERYPGFRGRLCDEGGQLRRFINVYINGEDVRFLNNLATSIPEGAEVSIIPAIAGG from the coding sequence ATGTCACACCGAATACTCATCCCCACGCCGTTGAAGCGCTTTGCGGGGAATGCCGATGCCGTGGAGGTCGATGCTGCGACGGTCAAAGATATCATCGACAGACTTGAAGAACGATACCCCGGGTTTCGCGGCCGGCTTTGCGACGAAGGCGGCCAGCTGCGGCGCTTCATCAACGTTTACATTAACGGTGAGGATGTTCGCTTTCTGAATAACCTTGCGACGTCAATCCCCGAAGGGGCAGAAGTCTCCATCATTCCGGCTATTGCGGGTGGATAA
- the thrC gene encoding threonine synthase, which produces MSFVIGLKCRECGKQYPKGLRAGCEECFAPLEVVYDYEGISRSLTRETIQSREKNMWRFRELLPIEEDPQVGLATGGTPLIRADRLGRIFGARNLYIKNDSVNAPTLSFKDRVTAVAINKAREFGLEAVGCASTGNLANSVAANAALANLPAYILIPENLEKSKVTATSIYGSRVIRIRGNYDDVNRLCSEIADRFPWGFVNVNLRPFYGEGSKTFGHEIAEQLGWRAPDAVVVPMAGGSLISKIHKALKEFERLGLLEGEARTRVYGAQASGCNPIVDAVKRGSNDIRPVKPNTIAKSLAIGNPADGYHAADVIARSGGWAEDVTDEEIVAGIRLLAETEGIFTETAGGVTVAVTRKLFDQGRIRPEDLTVLAITGNGLKTQEAVQLEPPVVIEPRFGQFEQTISELWAVA; this is translated from the coding sequence ATGAGTTTTGTCATTGGATTGAAATGCCGCGAATGCGGAAAACAGTATCCCAAGGGGCTTCGCGCCGGATGTGAGGAGTGCTTTGCCCCCTTGGAGGTGGTTTACGATTACGAGGGGATATCCCGCTCGCTTACACGCGAAACGATCCAGTCGCGTGAAAAGAACATGTGGCGCTTCCGCGAGCTGTTGCCGATCGAAGAAGACCCGCAGGTGGGCCTGGCCACCGGCGGAACACCGCTGATTCGCGCCGACCGGCTGGGCCGGATCTTCGGCGCCAGGAATCTCTATATCAAGAACGACAGCGTGAATGCGCCCACGCTTTCTTTCAAGGACCGCGTCACGGCCGTGGCCATCAACAAGGCCCGCGAATTCGGGCTGGAAGCTGTGGGCTGCGCTTCAACCGGAAACCTCGCCAACTCCGTGGCCGCCAATGCGGCGCTGGCCAATTTGCCGGCTTATATCCTCATCCCCGAGAACCTGGAAAAGAGCAAGGTCACCGCGACATCCATCTATGGCTCGCGTGTCATCCGCATCCGGGGAAACTATGACGACGTGAACCGCCTGTGCAGCGAAATCGCCGACCGCTTCCCCTGGGGATTTGTGAACGTCAATCTGCGCCCCTTTTATGGCGAAGGCTCAAAGACCTTTGGGCACGAAATCGCCGAGCAGTTGGGCTGGCGCGCCCCCGATGCAGTTGTGGTGCCCATGGCCGGGGGATCTCTCATTTCCAAAATCCACAAGGCCTTGAAGGAATTCGAACGGCTCGGCCTTCTCGAAGGTGAGGCCCGGACAAGGGTTTACGGCGCCCAGGCCAGCGGATGTAATCCCATTGTCGATGCGGTGAAGCGCGGCTCCAACGACATCCGTCCCGTCAAGCCCAACACCATCGCCAAGTCCCTGGCCATCGGAAATCCGGCTGACGGATATCATGCCGCTGACGTGATCGCCCGCAGCGGCGGCTGGGCCGAGGATGTGACCGACGAGGAAATCGTGGCGGGGATTCGGTTGCTGGCAGAAACGGAAGGTATTTTTACGGAAACGGCGGGCGGGGTCACGGTTGCAGTGACCCGGAAGCTCTTCGACCAAGGCCGCATTCGACCGGAGGATCTCACCGTGCTCGCCATAACCGGTAATGGCCTGAAGACACAGGAAGCCGTTCAACTCGAACCGCCCGTCGTCATTGAGCCCCGCTTTGGCCAGTTTGAACAGACCATCTCTGAATTATGGGCAGTCGCCTAA